In Entelurus aequoreus isolate RoL-2023_Sb linkage group LG02, RoL_Eaeq_v1.1, whole genome shotgun sequence, one genomic interval encodes:
- the LOC133630765 gene encoding interleukin-17C-like, producing MFWSSNAAIMMVMMMMVDAGSLSTRSAVKHRRHSGPRIETVPLQLNPSLLAPPRTFRPLQNDSISPWTYNYSQEAAVFPPVSEARCLLRGCLDSNGVEDLNLKSAPILHQVLLLHRLKSEGAEPGYHYRLEPRVIAVGCTCVRDSVRQQE from the exons ATGTTTTGGTCGTCGAACGCCGCCATCATGATG gtgatgatgatgatggtggacgCGGGCAGTCTGTCCACACGCTCAGCAGTGAAACACAGACGACACTCGGGTCCGAGGATAGAAACGGTCCCCCTGCAGCTGAACCCGAGCCTCTTGGCTCCTCCCAGAACGTTCCGGCCGCTGCAAAACGACTCCATATCGCCGTGGACTTACAA CTACTCCCAGGAGGCCGCGGTGTTCCCGCCCGTGTCGGAGGCTCGCTGCCTGTTGCGAGGCTGCCTGGACTCCAACGGCGTGGAGGATCTGAATCTGAAGTCGGCCCCCATCCTGCATCAGGTGCTGCTGCTACATCGCCTCAAGTCGGAGGGGGCGGAGCCAGGTTACCACTACCGCTTGGAGCCCCGCGTCATCGCCGTGGGTTGTACGTGCGTCCGCGACTCTGTCCGACAGCAGGAATAG